The following are encoded together in the Desulfococcus multivorans genome:
- a CDS encoding TetR/AcrR family transcriptional regulator produces MKKTKLSRREREKLRQRQEMLAAALELFSEKGYHNVTVQEIAEKAEFAIGTLYKFFQNKEDLYTALVLEQCDNFESALTKVLEAPGTEIEKLQNYVQGRSEKFRNNLPFVRLFLAESKGITFNIKAGLDETIRKRYRDFLEKLALVFESGIRNKRFRNIASPYQLAVALDSIIDAFLLLWLEAPERYPYPEDPDTILDIFFKGLTPP; encoded by the coding sequence ATGAAAAAGACGAAGCTCTCCCGGCGGGAAAGAGAGAAACTGCGTCAACGCCAGGAGATGCTTGCCGCCGCACTCGAACTCTTCTCGGAGAAAGGCTACCATAATGTAACTGTTCAGGAAATCGCCGAAAAAGCGGAGTTCGCCATCGGTACCCTGTACAAGTTCTTTCAGAACAAGGAGGATCTTTATACGGCGCTGGTCCTGGAACAGTGCGACAACTTCGAGTCGGCGCTCACGAAAGTGCTCGAAGCACCGGGAACCGAGATTGAAAAACTGCAGAACTATGTTCAAGGCAGAAGCGAAAAGTTCCGCAACAATCTGCCCTTCGTGCGCCTGTTTCTTGCCGAAAGCAAGGGGATAACCTTCAATATCAAGGCGGGCCTTGACGAGACGATTCGGAAACGATACCGCGATTTTCTGGAAAAGCTGGCATTGGTTTTCGAAAGCGGCATTCGGAACAAGCGTTTCAGGAACATTGCCTCGCCCTATCAGCTCGCCGTGGCCCTCGACAGTATCATCGACGCTTTTTTGCTGCTCTGGCTGGAGGCACCCGAGCGTTATCCCTATCCGGAGGATCCCGACACCATCCTGGATATCTTTTTTAAAGGGTTGACACCACCATGA